Part of the Streptomyces sp. NBC_01353 genome, AGACGGACTCGATCCGGTCCTCCAGCTCGTCGGCGAGCTTGTGTCCACCGCGGGCGAAGAACTTGATGCCGTTGTCGGGCATCGCGTTGTGGCTGGCGGAGAGCATCACGCCGAGGTCGGCGCCGAGCGCTCCGGTGAGATAGGCCACAGCGGGGGTGGGCAGCACGCCGACACGCAGGACGTCCACGCCCGCGCTCGCGAGGCCCGCCACGACGGCGGCCTCCAGGAACTCTCCCGACGCACGCGGGTCACGCCCGACCACCGCGGTCGGCCGATGGCCCTCAAAGGTCCCCGCCTCGGCGAGCACATGCGCCGCGGCGACCGACAGACCGAGCGCGAGCTCCGCCGTCAGATCCGCGTTGGCAACACCGCGCACACCGTCCGTGCCGAAGAGTCGTCCCACAGCTGTCCTCCGAAACTGCTCCGAATTTGCGATCCCCTGAGCGCTAGATGCCCGTTTTCACGTCAGAGCTGCCCAGAAAGGCCCAGGGGGAGGAAAAGACGTACGCCCCGGCAGCACGGGCAGTGCCGCCGGGGCGTACGTGCAAAGCAGACCGAGCAGGCGATTAACGCTTGCTGTACTGCGGGGCCTTACGGGCCTTCTTGAGACCGGCCTTCTTGCGCTCGACCGCACGGTCGTCGCGGGAGAGGAAGCCGGCCTTCTTCAGCGCCGGGCGGTTGTTCTCGACATCCGCCTCGTTCAGCGCACGGGCCACACCGAGACGCAGGGCGCCGGCCTGACCGGAGACACCGCCACCCGCGATGCGGGCGATGACGTCGTAGCGGTTGTCGAGCTCGAGCACCTTGAAGGGCTCGTTGACTTCCTGCTGGTGCACCTTGTTCGGGAAGTAGTCCTCGAGCGTACGCCCGTTGATCTTCCACTTGCCGGTGCCCGGAACGATCCGGACGCGGGCGATGGCGTTCTTGCGACGACCCAGGCCGGCGGCCGGCTGCGGGTCACCGAAGCGGGATGCCAGGGACTCCGAGGTGTACTCACCCTCGACGGGGACCTCGGACTCGAAGGTGGTGACCTCGGCGTAGGTCTCCTCGCCCTCGATGGGGTTCTCAACAGTGGTCTCGGCCACGATTCTCCTCAGATTTCTTTCGTTCTTAGGGGGTGTGGCCGGAACTACTGCGCGACCTGGGTGATCTCGAACGGGACCGGCTGCTGAGCAGCGTGCGGGTGGTTCTCGCCCGCGTAGACCTTCAGCTTCGAGATCATCTGACGGCCCAGGGTGTTCTTGGGGATCATGCCCTTGATGGCCTTCTCGACGGCCTTCTCGGGGTTCTTGTCCAGCAGCTCGTCGTAACGGACGGAGCGCAGACCACCCGGGAAGCCGGAGTGGCGGTACGCCAGCTTCTGGGTCTTCTTGTTGCCGGACAGGTGGACCTTGTCAGCATTGATGATGATGACGAAGTCGCCCATGTCCATGTGGGGGGCGTACACGGGCTTGTGCTTGCCTCGGAGGAGGTTCGCAGCCGTAGTCGCCAGACGACCCAGGACAACGTCCTGCGCGTCGATGATGTGCCACTGGCGAGTGACATCGCCGGGCTTGGGGCTGTACGTACGCACTTCGTAGCCTTCGCTTCTTCAGTGGATGGAGTCCAGACACACCTGAAGCGATCATGCAGCTGGGGCCTGCACTGCCGGGACACCGCCCGTATGCGAGCCACTGGTAACTGCTCCAGGGAACCTGCGTAAGGGCCCTTCGCGTGAGAACGACGAAGCCAATACGCATAACAAACCGCAACCCTACCCGCGCCACCCCGGACGGGTCAAAACGCGCCGACCCTACCGCGCCCGCTCGACCCGCCGCTCGTCCCAGACCGGCTCGGGCGTCTCGCGGACGACACCGTCCGAGCCGAAGACCAGGTACCGGTCGAAGGTCTTCGCGAACCACCGGTCGTGCGTGACGGCGAGAACCGTGCCGTCGTACGACTCCAGGCCGTCCTGGAGGGCCTCCGCCGACTCCAGGTCCAGGTTGTCCGTCGGCTCGTCGAGCAGCAGCGCCGTCGTGCCGGAGAGCTCCAGGAGCAGGATCTGGAACCGGGCCTGCTGGCCGCCGGAGAGCTTCTCGAAGGGCTGGTCGCCCTGCCCCTCCAGCTCGTACCGGCGCAGCACCGACATCGCCCCGCCGCGGTCCTTCGCATGCTCCGACCAGAGGATGTCCACGAGGGAGCGGCCCTGGAGCTCCGGGTGGGCGTGGGTCTGCGCGAAGTGGCCGGGAACCACCCGTGCGCCCGTCTTCCACAGGCCCGTGTGCGCCACGGACGGATCCCCGGCGAGCAGCCGCAGGAAGTGTGACTTGCCCGACCCGTTCGAGCCGAGGACGGCGACCCGCTCCCCGTAGAAGATCTCCAGCGAGAACGGCTTCATCAGACCGGTCAGCTCAAGGTTCTCGCAGGTCACCGCCCGCACACCCGTCCGGCCGCCGCGCAGCCGCATCCGGATGTCCTGCTCGCGCGGCGGCTCCGGCGGCGGGCCGGCCTCCTCGAACTTCTTCAACCGGGTCTGCGCCGCCGCGTACCGGGACGCCAGCTCATGACTGATCGCCGCCGCCTGCCGCAGGTTGATCACCAGCTTCTTCAGCTGCGCGTGCTTCTCCTCCCAGCGCCGCTTCAGCTCCTCGAAACGGGCGAACCGCTCCCGCCGCGCGTCGTGGAAGGTCTCGAAGCCACCGCCGTGCACCCAGACGTCCGACCCGGCAGGGCCCGGCTCGACCGCGATGATCTTCTGCGCGGACCGGGCGAGCAGCTCCCGGTCGTGGGAGATGAAGAGCACGGTCTTACGGGTCTCCCGCAGCCGCTCCTCCAGCCACCGCTTGCCGGGGACGTCCAGATAGTTGTCCGGCTCGTCGAGCAGGAGCACCTCGTCGGTGCCGCGCAGCAGCGACTCCAGGACCAGCCGCTTCTGCTCGCCGCCGCTGAGCGTGCGGACCTCACGGAACTGCGCCTTCTCGTACGGCACACCCAGCGCCGCCATCGTGCACATGTCCCAGACGGTCTCGGCCTCGTACCCCTGGACCTCGGCCCAGTCGCTGAGCGCCTGCGCGTACGCCATCTGCGCGGCCTCGTCGTCGACCGTCATGATCAGGTGCTCGGCCGCGTCGACCGCCTTCGCCGCCTCGCGGATACGAGGCTGGGCCACCGAGACCAGCAGGTCACGGACCGTGCGCTCGTCCCGCACCGAGCCGACGAACTGCGGCATCACGCCGAGACCGCCGCTCACGGTGACCGAGCCGGCGTGCGGCTGGAGCTCCCCGGAGATCATCCGGAGCAGCGTCGTCTTCCCGGCGCCGTTGGCCCCGACCAGGGCGACCACCGCGCCCTCCCCCACCCGGAAGGAGGCGTCCGCGAGCAGGACCCTCCCGTCGGGAAGGTAGTACTCCAGATGCGCGGCCTCGACATGTCCCATGAGGGGCATTGTCGCCGCCTGCACCGCTGTCTCCCAACCGGTTTAGGATGCGCGGCATGAGCTTTGGGGGACCGCAGTGGCCACAGGAGCCGCAGCAGCAGGGACAGCAGCAGCCGTTCGGACAGCAGCCCAACCCGTTTCCGGGGGCACAGGACCCGTTTCCTGGGGCGCAGGCGCCGCACACACCGGACTGGGGCGCCCTCGCCGACGCCTCCGCGGGCGCCCGGCGGCGTAAGCGCTGGCTGATGATCGGCGGTGGCGCGCTCGCCACCGTCGCGGTCGGCGCGATCGTCGCCACAGCGGTCGTGAGCGGCAACGACACCCCCACGGCGGGCAAGAACGGCACGGTGACCCCCACCGGCTCGGCCACGGCCGGCGGCACCCCCACGCCCGCCCCGACGTTCTCCTCCGTGGCTCCGCCGCCCCCGCCCAACCCCAAGGACTTCATCTCGAACGAGAAGAAGGACAAGGCCCCGCTGAGCGCCGAGGGCCTCTTCCCGGGCAAGAAGCTGACGATGAGCGGCCGCGCGTACACCAAGGGCGCGACCTCGTCGACGACGAACTGCGCGAGCGTCGCACAGGGCGCTCTCGGCTCGGTCCTGAAGAAGAACGGCTGCGACCGCGTGATTCGCGCCACCTATGTGAAGGACGGGGTCGCGATCACCGTCGGCGTGGCCGTCTTCTCCACAGAGGCGGAGGCGCTGAAGGCGAAGAACCAGGCCAGCGGCGGCATCGCCCCACTGGCCGGCTCGGGTGTGAAGGAGTTCTGCCGCGCGACGGTCTGTCTGCGCCGGGCGAACTCGATCGGCCGGTACGCGTACTTCACCCAGGCCGGGTTCACCAACGGCAAGAAGGTCACCACGGGCGACAAGGCCGTCTTCCAGGCCAGTGACGACCTGGCCACCTTCACCTTCAACCAGATCTACGCCCGGGGCCGCTCCCAGGCGTCAGCAGCAGCCGGCGCTCCCGGGGAGTGACCGCTTGTTCCTGGCCTCCCGGTTCCGGGCGGCCAGGAGCTCGTCGGCCGGGTAGCCGACCTCTTCGAGGGTGAGCCCGTGCGGGCGTACGACGTGCACGGCCGAGTCCCGGACACCCGCGGCGAGGACCTTCGCCGGCCAGTCGACCGGGCGGTGTCCGTCGCCGACGAAGAGCATGGCGCCGACGAGCGAGCGGACCATGTTGTGGCAGAAGGCGTCCGCCTTGACGGTCGCTTCGAGGATGCCGCCGGGCCGCCGCTCCCAGCGCAGCTCCTGGAGCGTACGGATGGTGGTGGCGCCCTCGCGCTTCTTGCAGTAGGCGGCGAAGTCGTGCTCGCCGACGAGCTGCTCGGCGGCGGCGTTCATGGCGTCCATGTCGAGGGCCCAGTCGTGCCACAGGACGTGGCCGCGCAGGAGCGGGTCGACGCCGCCGGGGTTGTCGGTGACGCGGTAGGCGTAACGGCGCCAGATGGCCGAGAATCGCGCGTTGAAGCCGCTGGGGGCCTCCGTCAGGCGCCAGACCCGCACATCGTGCGAGAGCCGCCCCGCGAGCCGCCTGAGCAGCTTGTCCTGGTGCTCGGCCCACAGCTCGACGGGCAGATCGACGTGGGCGACCTGGCCGCGGGCGTGCACACCGGCGTCGGTGCGTCCGGCGACGGTCAGCTCGTACGTCTCCTTGGACCGCGTCACGGTCTTCAGGGCGTCCTCGATGTCGCCCTGGACGGTCCGCCGTCCGTGGGCCTGCTTGGCCCAGCCGGAGAAGTCCTTCCCGTCGTAGGAAAGGTCGAGCCGGATCCGTACGAAGCCGGGCTGAACGTCGTCGCTCACGCGATTCATCCTCTCAACATCACGGGTGCGGGCCCGTACCCCTGGGGGTACGGGCCCGCACACGAGATTCGTCGGAACGCTTACGCGTCCTTCGACTCCTCGGCGTCCTCGACCTTGGTCTCCTCGACCTTGGCCTCGTCAGCCTCCTTGACGGCGCGCTTGGCGGCGGCCTCGGCCTCGGCGACGGTCGCCTTCTTGGCGATCTCGCCCTCGACCAGTTCGATCACGGCCATCGGGGCGTTGTCGCCACGACGGTTGCCGATCTTGGTGATACGGGTGTAGCCACCCGGGCGCTCGGAGTAGCGCGGGGCGATCTCGGTGAAGAGCGTGTGGACGATGCCCTTGTCCGTGATCGTCTGCAGCACCAGGCGACGGTTGTGGATGTCGCCCTTCTTCGCCTTGGTGATCAGGCGCTCGGCGACCGGACGAAGGCGGCGGGCCTTGGCCTCGGTCGTGGTGATGCGGCCGTGCTCGAAGAGGGACTTCGCCAGGTTGGCGAGCAGCAGACGCTCGTGAGCGGCGCTGCCACCGAGGCGGGCACCCTTGGCGGGACGCGGCATGGTGTTTCTCCTTGTGATCTGCACCGGCCGTATGAGGTACCGATGTCAGTGTCCGAGCGGGCGGTCGCCCGTCGGAGATCCGGGAGCCGCCCCGAAGGGGCGGTCCCGGAAGGGGCGCGGGGCGGAGTCGATTTACGGCTCCGCCGTGTGGGCGCGATCAAGCACAACGCACCCGCACCCGAGTACGGACCGTGAGGCCCGAGTTCTTAGTACTGCTCGGTCTCGACGAAGCCGGCGTCCGCGTCGTCGTCGGCGCCGAAGGCGTCCGCCGCGGCGGTCGGGTCGAATCCGGGCGGGCTGTCCTTGAGGGCCAGGCCCATGCCGGCCAGCTTCGCCTTGACCTCGTCGATCGACTTCGCACCGAAGTTGCGGATGTCGAGCAGGTCGGCCTCGGAGCGCGCCACGAGCTCACCCACGGAGTGGATGCCCTCACGCTTGAGGCAGTTGTACGAACGAACGGTGAGCTCGAGCTCCTCGATCGGCAGCGCCAGGTCGGCGGCAAGGGCGGCGTCCGTCGGGGACGGGCCCATGTCGATGCCCTCGGCGTCGATGTTGAGCTCGCGCGCCAGACCGAACAGCTCGACCAGGGTCTTGCCGGCGGACGCCATGGCGTCACGCGGGCGCATGGCCTGCTTGGTCTCGACGTCGACGATCAGCTTGTCGAAGTCGGTGCGCTGCTCGACACGGGTCGCCTCGACCTTGTAGGTGACCTTGAGCACCGGCGAGTAGATGGAGTCGACCGGGATACGGCCGATCTCCTGGCCCACCTGCTTGTTCTGCACGGCGGAGACGTACCCGCGACCGCGCTCGACGGTCAGCTCCATCTCCAGCTTGCCCTTGCCGTTGAGCGTGGCGAGCACCAGGTCGGGGTTGTGCACCTCGACGCCGGCCGGCGGGGCGATGTCGGCAGCGGTGACCTGGCCGGGACCCTGCTTGCGCAGGTACATCACGACCGGCTCGTCGTGCTCCGAGGAGACGACCAGCTGCTTGATGTTCAGGATGAGGTCGGTGACGTCCTCCTTGACGCCCGGCACGGTGGTGAACTCGTGCAGGACACCGTCGATGCGGATGGACGTGACCGCCGCACCCGGGATCGAGGAGAGGAGCGTACGGCGGAGGCTGTTGCCGAGCGTGTAGCCGAAGCCCGGCTCCAGGGGCTCGATGACGAACCGCGAGCGGAATTCGTCGACGACCTCTTCGGTCAGCGAGGGACGCTGAGCGATCAGCATGGTGTGAATCCTTCGGTTGTGGACGCCCACTATTTGACGTCCGACAGAGAGGTACTACCAAGGGTACGGGCGGCACCCCTCCAAAGAGGCGTACCGCCCAACCCTCAAACCAACCGTTGCCGGTCGTGCCTCTGACGCGAGAGCGTCAGACGCGACGACGCTTCGGCGGACGGCAGCCGTTGTGCGGCGTGGGGGTGACGTCCTGGATCGAACCGACCTCGAGGCCCGTGGCCTGGAGGGAGCGGATCGCGGTCTCGCGGCCGGAGCCGGGACCCTTGACGAAGACGTCGACCTTGCGCATGCCGTGCTCCTGCGCGCGGCGGGCGGCCGACTCGGCGGCCATCTGCGCGGCGAAGGGGGTGGACTTGCGCGAGCCCTTGAAGCCGACGTGGCCGGCGGAGGCCCAGGAGATCACGTTGCCCGAGGGGTCGGTGATCGAAACGATGGTGTTGTTGAACGTGCTCTTGATGTGGGCGTGCCCGTGAGCGACGTTCTTCTTTTCCTTGCGGCGCACCTTCTTGGCAGCGCCCTGACGACCCTTGGGGGGCATCTATATCTCCTACGGGAGGTGGTCGGTCCTACAGCGAAGACCGCGTGGTCAAGCGTCCGCTGAGGACTACTTCTTGCCCGGCTTCTTCTTACCGGCGATGGCGCGACGCGGGCCCTTGCGGGTACGGGCGTTCGTGCTGGTCCGCTGACCGTGCACGGGCAGGCCACGACGGTGGCGGATGCCCTGGTAGCACTGGATCTCGATCTTGCGGCGGATGTCGCCCTGGATCTCGCGGCGGAGGTCACCCTCGGTCTGGAGGTTGGCGTCCACGTACTCGCGGATCTTGACCAGGTCCTCTTCGGCCAGGTCACGAACGCGGGTATTCGGGTTCACGCCGGTGGAGTCGAGGATCTCCTTGGACCGGGTGCGCCCGATACCGAAGACGTAGGTGAGTGCGATCTCC contains:
- a CDS encoding DNA-directed RNA polymerase subunit alpha gives rise to the protein MLIAQRPSLTEEVVDEFRSRFVIEPLEPGFGYTLGNSLRRTLLSSIPGAAVTSIRIDGVLHEFTTVPGVKEDVTDLILNIKQLVVSSEHDEPVVMYLRKQGPGQVTAADIAPPAGVEVHNPDLVLATLNGKGKLEMELTVERGRGYVSAVQNKQVGQEIGRIPVDSIYSPVLKVTYKVEATRVEQRTDFDKLIVDVETKQAMRPRDAMASAGKTLVELFGLARELNIDAEGIDMGPSPTDAALAADLALPIEELELTVRSYNCLKREGIHSVGELVARSEADLLDIRNFGAKSIDEVKAKLAGMGLALKDSPPGFDPTAAADAFGADDDADAGFVETEQY
- the rpsI gene encoding 30S ribosomal protein S9 — its product is MAETTVENPIEGEETYAEVTTFESEVPVEGEYTSESLASRFGDPQPAAGLGRRKNAIARVRIVPGTGKWKINGRTLEDYFPNKVHQQEVNEPFKVLELDNRYDVIARIAGGGVSGQAGALRLGVARALNEADVENNRPALKKAGFLSRDDRAVERKKAGLKKARKAPQYSKR
- the rpsM gene encoding 30S ribosomal protein S13, with product MARVSGVDIPREKRVEIALTYVFGIGRTRSKEILDSTGVNPNTRVRDLAEEDLVKIREYVDANLQTEGDLRREIQGDIRRKIEIQCYQGIRHRRGLPVHGQRTSTNARTRKGPRRAIAGKKKPGKK
- the truA gene encoding tRNA pseudouridine(38-40) synthase TruA yields the protein MSDDVQPGFVRIRLDLSYDGKDFSGWAKQAHGRRTVQGDIEDALKTVTRSKETYELTVAGRTDAGVHARGQVAHVDLPVELWAEHQDKLLRRLAGRLSHDVRVWRLTEAPSGFNARFSAIWRRYAYRVTDNPGGVDPLLRGHVLWHDWALDMDAMNAAAEQLVGEHDFAAYCKKREGATTIRTLQELRWERRPGGILEATVKADAFCHNMVRSLVGAMLFVGDGHRPVDWPAKVLAAGVRDSAVHVVRPHGLTLEEVGYPADELLAARNREARNKRSLPGSAGCC
- the rplQ gene encoding 50S ribosomal protein L17, whose translation is MPRPAKGARLGGSAAHERLLLANLAKSLFEHGRITTTEAKARRLRPVAERLITKAKKGDIHNRRLVLQTITDKGIVHTLFTEIAPRYSERPGGYTRITKIGNRRGDNAPMAVIELVEGEIAKKATVAEAEAAAKRAVKEADEAKVEETKVEDAEESKDA
- the rplM gene encoding 50S ribosomal protein L13, with amino-acid sequence MRTYSPKPGDVTRQWHIIDAQDVVLGRLATTAANLLRGKHKPVYAPHMDMGDFVIIINADKVHLSGNKKTQKLAYRHSGFPGGLRSVRYDELLDKNPEKAVEKAIKGMIPKNTLGRQMISKLKVYAGENHPHAAQQPVPFEITQVAQ
- a CDS encoding ATP-binding cassette domain-containing protein, translating into MGHVEAAHLEYYLPDGRVLLADASFRVGEGAVVALVGANGAGKTTLLRMISGELQPHAGSVTVSGGLGVMPQFVGSVRDERTVRDLLVSVAQPRIREAAKAVDAAEHLIMTVDDEAAQMAYAQALSDWAEVQGYEAETVWDMCTMAALGVPYEKAQFREVRTLSGGEQKRLVLESLLRGTDEVLLLDEPDNYLDVPGKRWLEERLRETRKTVLFISHDRELLARSAQKIIAVEPGPAGSDVWVHGGGFETFHDARRERFARFEELKRRWEEKHAQLKKLVINLRQAAAISHELASRYAAAQTRLKKFEEAGPPPEPPREQDIRMRLRGGRTGVRAVTCENLELTGLMKPFSLEIFYGERVAVLGSNGSGKSHFLRLLAGDPSVAHTGLWKTGARVVPGHFAQTHAHPELQGRSLVDILWSEHAKDRGGAMSVLRRYELEGQGDQPFEKLSGGQQARFQILLLELSGTTALLLDEPTDNLDLESAEALQDGLESYDGTVLAVTHDRWFAKTFDRYLVFGSDGVVRETPEPVWDERRVERAR
- the rpsK gene encoding 30S ribosomal protein S11, whose product is MPPKGRQGAAKKVRRKEKKNVAHGHAHIKSTFNNTIVSITDPSGNVISWASAGHVGFKGSRKSTPFAAQMAAESAARRAQEHGMRKVDVFVKGPGSGRETAIRSLQATGLEVGSIQDVTPTPHNGCRPPKRRRV